The window GCGAGTTTTACTGCCTCGCCGATCTTCAAAGTGGGCCCCGGTGAACGCGCCCGCCACCTTTCCGGTGATTACTACGCCTATCCGCCCTCGATCCTCCTCCGCCTCGCCGCCGCCCGCATCCGCATCCGGAAATTTTCACCGCACATCCCGTTCACCGGGACCCTCGAATACTCAGTTCCTCAACTGCACCCGCTGGTTGAGCCGCAATTCATGCATTTGTAGCAGGAGCCGTTTCTTACCATTATGCTGCCGCAGTCGGGACAGGGGGGGGCGTCGGCCTGGTTGATGAATGCCTGGCGCATTTCGCTGTCCTTGCCGTCGCTGATTCTTGCCACTGCCGGTTGCGGCGCGAGCGACAGCGTGACGCCGCTCGGCTTCTCTTCTTCGATCACGCCGACTTCGCGTCTGGCTTCGTCGTCGAGGAACTTCGACGCCATCCAGCGGAACAGGTAATCGACGATCGACTTCGCGTACGGGATCTGCGGATTCTTGGTGAAGCCCGACGGCTCGAACCGCATGTGCGCGAACTTGTCGACCAGGAATTGCAGCGGCACGCCGTATTGCAGCGCGTACGAAATCGCCGTCGCGAACGAATCCATCAAGCCCGAGATCGTCGAGCCCTGCTTCGACATCATCACGAAGATTTCGCCGGGCGAGCCGTCCTCGTACATGCCGACCGTGATGTAGCCTTCGTGGCCGGCGATATCGAACTTGTGCGTGATCGACTTGCGCTCGTCGGGCAGCTTGCGCCGATGCGCTCGCAGCTCGTCGCCCATCGCAAGCGCCGCGGCGATCGCAGCCGCATCGACCTTCTCTTCCTTCGTCTTGCCGGTGTTGAGCGGCTGCGTGCGCTTGGAGCCATCGCGATAAATCGCAACTGCCTTGATGCCGAGCTTCCAGGCCGTGACGTAGGCTTCCGCGACTTCATCGACCGTCGCCTCGGCCGGCATGTTGATGGTCTTGGAGATCGCGCCCGAGATAAACGGCTGCACCGCGCCCATCATCTTGATGTGGCCGTTGTAATGGATCGTGCGCGAGCCGGAGCGCGGCTTGAACGCGCAATCGAACACGGGCAGGTGCGCATTATTGATCTGCGGCGCACCTTCGATCGTCTCGTGCTCATCGAGGTACTCTACGATCTCCTGGATTTCTTTCGAATCGTAGCCGAGCCGCTTGAGCGCGCGGGGGACCGTGTTGTTGACGATCTTGAGCATCCCCCCACCGACCAGCTTCTTGTACTTGATGAGCGCGATGTCGGGCTCGACGCCGGTGGTGTCGCAATCCATCATGAACGCGATCGTTCCAGTGGGCGCGATCACGGTCGCCTGCGAATTGCGCACGCCCGCGATCTGGCCGAGCTTGAGCGCCTCGTCCCACGACTCGCGCGCCGCGCGCAAAAGGTCGAGCGGCACCATCGAAGCGTCGAGCTTGTAGGCCTCGCGCCGATGATGCTCGATCACTTTCAGCATCGGCTCGCGATTTCGCGCGTAGCCGGCAAACGGGCCCATGTGCTCGGAGATGCGCGCCGATTGCAGGTACGCCTCGCCCGTCATCAGAGCCGTGATCGCAGCGGCATAGCTTCGGCCCTGGTCGGAGTCGTAGGGCATCCCGAGCGCCATCAGCAGCGCGCCGAGGTTCGCGTAGCCAAGGCCCAGCTCACGGAAATCGTGCGCGTTCTGCTCAATCTCGGGCGTCGGGTACGAAGAATTATCGACGACGATGTCCTGCGCCGAGATCATCACATCGACGGCGTGGCGGAATGCGCGCACGTCGAACTCGCCGCGATCGTCGATAAACTTCATCAGGTTGAGCGACGCGAGATTGCACGCCGAGTTGTCGAGGTGCATGTACTCGCTGCAGGGATTCGATGCGTTGATGCGGCCGGTATTGGGGCAGGTGTGCCACTCGTTGATCGTGGTATCGAACTGCATCCCGGGATCGCCGCAGGCATGCGCCGCCTCGGCAATCTCGCGCAGCAACTCGCGCGCGCGATAGGTCTCATCGACCTCGCCCGAGCGCACGAAGCGCGTCTTCCAGTCGCCGTCGTCGAGCACGGCCTGCATGAAATCGTCGGTCACGCGCACGGAGTTATTGGCGTTCTGGAAAAACACCGAGCCGTAAGCCGGACCATCGAGCGAGCTGTCATAGCCGGCGTCGATTAGAGCCCAGGCCTTCTTCTCTTCCTCGACCTTGCACTTGATGAAGTCGCGGATATCGGGATGGCTGACATCGAGCACGACCATCTTGGCCGCGCGCCGGGTCTTGCCGCCCGACTTGATCACGCCCGCGGACGCATCGGCGGCTTTCATAAAGGAGAGCGGGCCCGAGGCCGTACCACCAGAAGAAAGCTTCTCGCGGCAGGAGCGCAACTGCGAGAGATTCACGCCCGCACCCGAACCGCCTTTGAAGATCATGCCCTCGTTGCGGTACCAGCCGAGGATCGATTCCATGCTGTCCTCGACCTTGAGGATGAAGCAGGCCGAGCATTGCGGCTTGGTTTCGATACCGACGTTGAAGTAGACCGGGCTGTTGAACGAGGCCTTCTGGTTGAGCAGCAGATGAGTGAGCTCGGCGTGGAACGTGTCGCGAGCATCGGCGCTGGTGAAGTAGCCCTGTGTCTCGCCCCATCCCGTGATGGTGTCGGCGACGCGACCGATAAGCTGGCGAACGCTGGTCTCACGCTTCGGCGTTCCAATCTGCCCGCGAAAATATTTGGAGACGACGACGTTGGTCGCCGTCTGCGACCACGCGCGCGGGACCTCGACATCCTTCTGCTCGAAGACGACGCGACCGTCCTCACCGGCGATCACGGCGCTGCGCAGATCCCATTCGACTTCCGAATAGGGATCGACGCCCGGCCGGGTGAAGAATCGCTCGAGCGCAACCCCGCGTCTCTGAGGCGCGGCGGCCCCGTTCAGGCGATCGCTCTGCTTGTTGACTTTGGCTTCCACTTCTCGATCAAAAGCTCCGCCTGCCATCCCCCTGCCCCTCCGCCTCGTTACTTACCGATTACGCCGTTGTTTTGCCTTCTTAAGAGCTCTCAAGCATTGTTGAGAGTTGTCATCCGGCGCTCTACCGTCTGGTTCGTTGTGGGGGCCAATATCGCGCCGTTGGTGGGGAATGTCAAGCGTCGTACCCCAACATGTTGTGGCGGACAACCTGTGCACAACCCATATATTAGGCTGTTGATAACATTTCGGTAAAGCTTCGCGATCGGAAGAATAATTATAACTGCGACGATCTCAGATTATCCACGCTTATGCAATTTGATGACTTCGAGCTCAGCGATTTTAATCAGCCGGCGTAGCCGCTATTGTCCTCCAAATCGATGAAGTCGCGGCGCTACAAGGCTCCTGAACGCATCGGCAGCGCGCTGCAGCCGCTGCTCGATCGCATCGATCGCGAGGGTGCGTTCGGCATCGTGCGGCTGGTCAAAGCGTGGCCCGAAGTGGTGGGCGAGACGATCGCGCGGCGCACCGAAGTGGTTTCGCTCAAATTCCACACCGCTGTGATCAAAGTGTCGGGCGCAATGTGGATACAGGAATTGAATTTGATGCGCGCTCAGATCCTGTCGCGAATCAGAGATCATGTCGGCGACGATATCGTGCGCGAGTTGCGTTTCGTGCGGGGAAATCTCTCGCGCAAAGAGCGCCCGCGATTGCGATCGGTGCCGCGCGCGACGCGTCATTCGATCGAACTGCCGGAGCTGAAAGATCCCGAGTTGCGCGCCGCCTTCGATCGCCTCATCGAAGCATGGGGCCGCGCCCCGCGTTGAACACTTATTCCCTTCATGGTGAACGAAGTGAGCATCGCGAACGAAGTCATCTCGGACAGCTGCGCGTGGGCGCAGCCGGTACCGGTTTCGTGATGCTGCCCCGTCTTTGACGCGTTTCCAGCGCGCGAGCTAGATTTCGCGGAGATTCAATCAATTTCAGAACTCGCCGCAGGTGAAATCATGGGAGCAGCGGAAAACAAGGAACTGATCCGCAACATGTTCGCGGAACTGTCCAAGGGCAATTTCGATATTTATCTGAACACGCTTGCCGACAACGTCCAGTACACGATTATCGGCACCGGCAAGTATTCGGGCCTTTACAACGGCAAGCAGGAAGTTATCGACCGCCTGCTAAGCCCGCTGGGATCGCAGATCGAAGGGCATCTCGAAATCATCCCATCGAACTTCATTGCCGACGGCGAGTACGTCGCGATGCAGGCGACCGGCAAGTCGCTGTCGAAGAACGGCGTCCGCTACGACAACACCTACTGCCACGTATTCCGAATCGTCGCCGGAAAGATCGTCGGGATCGTTGAATATCTCGACACCGAGCTGGTGACGCGCGCGTTCGGCAAGTAGGCGCAGGGGCGGCGCTGCCTTACTCGGTTGATCAGCGCGTGCTATCTTCCGCCGTCTGATGCGCGCGCTGATCATTTTTTTCGCCACCGGAATCTATACGGGCTACTCGCCGATCGCTTCGGGGACCGCGGGCTCGGTCGTGGGCGTGGCGCTCTCGTGGCTGGTGTTCGGGCCGATGTGGTCGCGATCGCGCGCGCTGTGCCTCGCGATCTTCGCCGTCGCATTCGCGATCTCGTGCTGGATCTCCAACGAGGCCGAGAAAATTTTCGAAGAGCACGACAGCGGTAAGATCGTCATCGACGAAGTGCTCGGCATGGTCTTGACGATGTTCGGCAATCCGATGACGTGGCCGTACATGCTCTTCGGCTTCCTGGTCTTTCGCCTGTTCGACATCCTGAAGCCCTTCCCCGCGGCGCAGATCGACGCGCGGATGCGCAACGGCGCGGGTGTGATGCTCGACGACTTGGCGGCCGCCGTCTATGCGAATATTGTCTTGCAGATTGTCGCGCGCGTGATCTGATTCAATCCAACGCGCGCCCTCGCCGAAGGAGCGTTCCATGATTCAGAAGGCTGTCGTCATGTCCACTGGCGACGAAATCACCACCGGCAAGATCGTCGATACCAACGCCAACTACCTGGCCGACAAGCTCGCCGAAATCGGAATCGATCTTGTCAGCGTGATCACAGTTGGCGACGTGCCGGATCGCCTCGAATGGGCGTGGCGCACGGCGATTGGACTCGGCGACATCGTGATTTCAACCGGCGGTATCGGACCGACGGCCGACGATCTCACGACCGAAACCGTAGCGCGTCTGGCCGGCAAAAAACTCTGGCGTGATGAGGCGAGCGTCGAGCACATGAAGCGGCTGTTCGCGACCATCAACCGCGTGATGCCGGAGAACAATCTCAAGCAGGCGCTGTTTCCCGAGGGTGCGGAGATCATCCAGAATCCGCTCGGCACGGCGCCGGGCTTTCGCCTGCCGATCACGGTCGGCGCCCATTCGTCGCAGCTGATCGTGCTGCCGGGCGTGCCGCGCGAGATGAAGCCGATGATGGAAAACACCGTCATCCCGTGGATTCGCGCCAATCGCGGCACTGACACCGTGTTTGCGGTCCGCATCTTCCAGACATTCGGCATCAGCGAGTCGGGCCTCGATGCGGCGGTCGAGGGGCTGATCAAACCGGAAGAGGCGCGCGTGTCGTTTCGCGCGAGCTTCCCGCAGATCTCGCTGCGCATCCTGGTCGAAGGCAAGCCGGGCGAGGCCGAGCGCAAGCTCGAAGAGCTCGCGGCGCGAGTGCGCGCAAAAGTCGCCGATCACATCTACGCTGAGGGCGAAACGACGATGGAAGAGGTCGTCGGTAACCTGCTCAGCGAAAAGAATTTGACACTCGCGGTTGCCGAGTCGTGCACCGGCGGCCTCATCGGTCATCGCATCACGAATATCCCCGGCAGCTCGAAATACCTGATCGCCGACCTCGTGACGTATTCGAACGAAATGAAGGAAGGACTGCTCGGCGTATCGCGCGACACTCTCGTGAAGTTCGGCGCCGTGAGCGAGGAATGCGTGCGCGAGATGGCCGCCGGTGCACGCAAGTGCGCGGGCGCGAGTATCGCCGTGGCGACCTCAGGCGTGGCGGGCCCCGACGGCGGCACGCCCGACAAGCCGGTCGGCACGGTATGTATCGGGTTCAGCGCCGACGGCATCAGCGAATCGCGCCGCTATCAACTGCGGGGCACCCGCGACTGGATAAAGCTGCTGACCTCGCAGGTCGCGCTCGACTGGATCCGCCGCTACGCGCTGGGCCTGCCGATCGCGGAATCCGCGCTGTTCCGGCGATAATCGGGCATCACTAACTTTTAGTTAGATCGCGGCAACCCAGTTTGTCATCCTGAACGGAGTGAAGAGAGTGGGGTGGGCGGCCCTGCCCCCGCCGTTGATTGCGCGAAGTATTCTTCGCACCACCTTATTTGCAGGCATTGAAGGCGCGCAGCGCACCGAAACAGAAATTTCTACTGGATTGCTCAAACGCATTCTCCCGCGGATGCCCACTCTCGCGCGCATCGTCGCCCTGATTTGATCTGGCCGCGTCTTTGCAGCTTCACAGTCCAAACCTTCATCCCTGAAAAGCGAGGTTCGGATCTATGCGAATATCCAGAAAATTGTTTGCGACCACCTGTGCGGGCTCGCTTGCGATCATGCTGGCGGTGCCGGCGGAGTTCTCGTTCGCCCAGGACAACTCGACATCCAATGCGCCGGCAGCCTCGGCGGCGCCGATGCAGAGCGGATCGGTCGATGATGTTACCCTACAGAAAGCGGCAAAAGCCTACGTGCAGGTGAAGAAGATCACCCACAATGAAAAGACCACCAACGATACCAGCGCCAACAAGGTCGCGCAGGCCGAGGCCGACAAATTGCAGGCGGTTCGCTCGCAGGGACTTGAGCCTGATCAATACAACCAAGTCATCCAACTGGTCGAAGCCGATACCAACCTGCAGCAGAAGTTCATGAACTACGTTAACCAGAACGGCGGCGACACCGACTAAAGTCGCACCCCTCCATCTCCCGAAGCCGGGCGCGCGCCCAGCCGCGCGCCCGGCTTCATTTTTGCGCGGTTCAACTCGCTAGTGCTCCGCGGACGGCGTTTCCTCTTCACCCTCGCACATGAGGCTGCCTTGGACCGTAAGGTCGCCATCAACGTCGAGTGAACCGTTTACTTCCAGCACGCCCTGGACCCACGTCGCGCCTTTGAATTCTTGCACTGTACTGCCGCCCGGCTCGCTATCCGGATGCGATTCAACCAGCGGACCGCTCATTTTTATCTTGCGCGCCCGAACGAATCCGGCAACGAGTGCGGCGCCTTGAATCGTCAACGGACCGTGCACAACGAGCGGCCCGTCAATAAGAGTGGCGCCGCGCAACGTTTTCCAATCGCCGGAAGGCTGTGGA is drawn from Candidatus Binataceae bacterium and contains these coding sequences:
- a CDS encoding phosphatidylglycerophosphatase A produces the protein MRALIIFFATGIYTGYSPIASGTAGSVVGVALSWLVFGPMWSRSRALCLAIFAVAFAISCWISNEAEKIFEEHDSGKIVIDEVLGMVLTMFGNPMTWPYMLFGFLVFRLFDILKPFPAAQIDARMRNGAGVMLDDLAAAVYANIVLQIVARVI
- a CDS encoding competence/damage-inducible protein A, with product MIQKAVVMSTGDEITTGKIVDTNANYLADKLAEIGIDLVSVITVGDVPDRLEWAWRTAIGLGDIVISTGGIGPTADDLTTETVARLAGKKLWRDEASVEHMKRLFATINRVMPENNLKQALFPEGAEIIQNPLGTAPGFRLPITVGAHSSQLIVLPGVPREMKPMMENTVIPWIRANRGTDTVFAVRIFQTFGISESGLDAAVEGLIKPEEARVSFRASFPQISLRILVEGKPGEAERKLEELAARVRAKVADHIYAEGETTMEEVVGNLLSEKNLTLAVAESCTGGLIGHRITNIPGSSKYLIADLVTYSNEMKEGLLGVSRDTLVKFGAVSEECVREMAAGARKCAGASIAVATSGVAGPDGGTPDKPVGTVCIGFSADGISESRRYQLRGTRDWIKLLTSQVALDWIRRYALGLPIAESALFRR
- a CDS encoding nuclear transport factor 2 family protein, whose product is MGAAENKELIRNMFAELSKGNFDIYLNTLADNVQYTIIGTGKYSGLYNGKQEVIDRLLSPLGSQIEGHLEIIPSNFIADGEYVAMQATGKSLSKNGVRYDNTYCHVFRIVAGKIVGIVEYLDTELVTRAFGK
- a CDS encoding vitamin B12-dependent ribonucleotide reductase, with amino-acid sequence MEAKVNKQSDRLNGAAAPQRRGVALERFFTRPGVDPYSEVEWDLRSAVIAGEDGRVVFEQKDVEVPRAWSQTATNVVVSKYFRGQIGTPKRETSVRQLIGRVADTITGWGETQGYFTSADARDTFHAELTHLLLNQKASFNSPVYFNVGIETKPQCSACFILKVEDSMESILGWYRNEGMIFKGGSGAGVNLSQLRSCREKLSSGGTASGPLSFMKAADASAGVIKSGGKTRRAAKMVVLDVSHPDIRDFIKCKVEEEKKAWALIDAGYDSSLDGPAYGSVFFQNANNSVRVTDDFMQAVLDDGDWKTRFVRSGEVDETYRARELLREIAEAAHACGDPGMQFDTTINEWHTCPNTGRINASNPCSEYMHLDNSACNLASLNLMKFIDDRGEFDVRAFRHAVDVMISAQDIVVDNSSYPTPEIEQNAHDFRELGLGYANLGALLMALGMPYDSDQGRSYAAAITALMTGEAYLQSARISEHMGPFAGYARNREPMLKVIEHHRREAYKLDASMVPLDLLRAARESWDEALKLGQIAGVRNSQATVIAPTGTIAFMMDCDTTGVEPDIALIKYKKLVGGGMLKIVNNTVPRALKRLGYDSKEIQEIVEYLDEHETIEGAPQINNAHLPVFDCAFKPRSGSRTIHYNGHIKMMGAVQPFISGAISKTINMPAEATVDEVAEAYVTAWKLGIKAVAIYRDGSKRTQPLNTGKTKEEKVDAAAIAAALAMGDELRAHRRKLPDERKSITHKFDIAGHEGYITVGMYEDGSPGEIFVMMSKQGSTISGLMDSFATAISYALQYGVPLQFLVDKFAHMRFEPSGFTKNPQIPYAKSIVDYLFRWMASKFLDDEARREVGVIEEEKPSGVTLSLAPQPAVARISDGKDSEMRQAFINQADAPPCPDCGSIMVRNGSCYKCMNCGSTSGCS
- a CDS encoding DUF721 domain-containing protein → MKSRRYKAPERIGSALQPLLDRIDREGAFGIVRLVKAWPEVVGETIARRTEVVSLKFHTAVIKVSGAMWIQELNLMRAQILSRIRDHVGDDIVRELRFVRGNLSRKERPRLRSVPRATRHSIELPELKDPELRAAFDRLIEAWGRAPR
- a CDS encoding DUF4168 domain-containing protein; this encodes MRISRKLFATTCAGSLAIMLAVPAEFSFAQDNSTSNAPAASAAPMQSGSVDDVTLQKAAKAYVQVKKITHNEKTTNDTSANKVAQAEADKLQAVRSQGLEPDQYNQVIQLVEADTNLQQKFMNYVNQNGGDTD